From a region of the Bradyrhizobium sp. KBS0727 genome:
- a CDS encoding autotransporter domain-containing protein has translation MNNNAGGTFNNNGAGIVSGGLFSNGTATNAGIIFGGASNGGNFTNNGTVNGGTAVAGFGTTTNTGTVTGGLNISFGTYTQTAGTTNGGTTNADGTINANGGAFNGAISNNANGIFNIGGTVTSDNTFNNATATSRLLVNSGTYTVAGQITNSGTNAGGGILVAAGATLSTSNTITNGAGATMVNNGTVTTVFGTANLGTFTNAGTINGAVGNFSTFTNSGTVNGFLINSAGTYTQTAGSTNGGITNGATINANAGAFNGAIVNSNGTDGTFNIGGTVTSNSTFGNNTAGARLLVNSGTYTVTGLITNSGTNAAGGILVAVGATLTANGGLTNNSSATIINNGTVSGGLNNSGVVTNNLTWTGTISNSAGGTFNNNAPGTVSGLVSNTGTGTNSGALNGGLLNTAGTFGNTGTIAGVSVSGGTVTNSGIVTVGVGVGSTGTYTQTAGTTSGGLSTNSSSSLVVNANGGAINGGIAANGGNFNIGGNVTTDGVFVTGGTARLNVTGGNFTGITTLANNSNNATGIVVAATRTLSANTIANNGGSTIQNSGILTATSLTNAAGATISNAGTITTTTTVNDGTITGAYTMAAGTLSGIGNTQSLTVNGGTFAPGNGTAGSSMTVTGSLVMQAAATYLVQVNPTTASFTNVTGAASLNGATVSANFAAGSYISKRYTIVTTASGVTSRFGALVTTGQPANMNSSLSYDINNAYIDLKLNFGLPGGTLSQNQQNVGDALTGFFNRTGGIPTAFASLTAAQLTQSDGEYATGSQQSTFNAMNQFLGLMTDPFVAGRGDPVSAGGGTTGYADEQTLAYAAKRNPNDALAAIYRKAPVAADPFAQRWSVWAAGYGGSQTTSGNAVQGSSNSSSNLYGTAVGADYRLSPDTLAGFALAGGGTNFSVANGLGSGRSDLFQAGAFIRHNMGAAYLSGALAYGWQDITTNRTLTIAGIDQLQAKFNANAWSGRIEGGYRFVTQGLGWTPYAAGQFTTFDLPAYAEQAISGANTFALAYGAKSVTATRSELGLRTDKSFAMEDGVFTLRGRAWAHDYNPDRNIGATFQTLPGASFVVNGARQASDAALLTASAEKKWLNGWSAAGTFEGEFSSVTTSYAGKGVVRYSW, from the coding sequence GTGAACAACAACGCCGGCGGCACCTTCAACAACAATGGCGCCGGCATTGTGTCCGGTGGGTTGTTTAGCAATGGAACCGCAACCAACGCTGGAATCATCTTTGGCGGAGCGAGTAACGGCGGCAATTTTACCAACAACGGTACGGTGAATGGGGGCACCGCTGTTGCTGGTTTCGGCACCACTACCAACACGGGGACGGTGACTGGCGGTCTGAACATCAGCTTCGGTACCTACACGCAGACGGCGGGAACGACCAACGGCGGCACCACCAACGCCGACGGCACGATCAACGCCAACGGCGGCGCCTTCAACGGCGCGATTTCCAATAACGCCAACGGCATCTTCAATATCGGCGGCACGGTCACCAGCGACAACACGTTCAACAACGCTACGGCGACGTCGCGCCTGCTGGTCAATTCGGGTACCTATACCGTCGCCGGCCAGATCACGAACTCGGGCACCAACGCCGGCGGCGGTATCCTGGTGGCTGCCGGCGCCACGCTTTCGACGAGCAACACGATCACCAACGGTGCCGGCGCAACCATGGTCAACAATGGTACCGTCACGACCGTCTTTGGAACCGCCAATTTGGGCACCTTCACGAACGCCGGGACGATCAACGGCGCGGTCGGCAACTTTTCCACCTTCACCAACAGCGGGACGGTAAACGGCTTTCTGATCAACTCCGCCGGTACCTACACGCAGACGGCGGGCTCGACCAACGGCGGTATTACCAATGGCGCCACGATCAACGCCAATGCCGGTGCTTTCAACGGCGCGATCGTCAACTCGAATGGCACCGATGGCACGTTCAATATCGGCGGCACGGTCACCAGCAACAGCACTTTCGGCAACAACACCGCGGGGGCGCGGTTGCTGGTCAATTCGGGCACCTACACCGTCACCGGCCTCATCACCAACTCGGGCACCAATGCGGCGGGCGGCATCCTGGTCGCCGTCGGCGCCACGCTGACCGCGAACGGCGGCCTCACCAACAATTCCAGCGCGACCATCATCAACAACGGTACCGTCAGTGGTGGTTTGAACAACAGCGGCGTCGTCACCAACAACCTGACCTGGACCGGCACGATCAGCAACAGTGCCGGCGGTACCTTCAACAACAATGCGCCTGGCACCGTGTCGGGCCTGGTGAGCAACACGGGAACGGGCACCAACAGCGGCGCGCTGAATGGCGGCCTGTTGAACACGGCCGGTACGTTCGGCAACACCGGCACGATCGCCGGCGTGTCGGTGTCAGGCGGCACGGTCACCAACAGCGGCATCGTCACCGTTGGCGTGGGCGTAGGCAGCACCGGCACTTACACGCAGACCGCCGGCACCACCAGCGGCGGCCTTAGCACCAACAGCAGCAGTAGCCTCGTCGTCAACGCCAATGGCGGCGCGATCAACGGCGGCATCGCGGCCAATGGCGGCAACTTCAATATCGGCGGCAACGTCACGACCGACGGCGTGTTCGTGACCGGCGGCACCGCCCGGTTGAATGTCACTGGCGGCAACTTCACCGGCATCACGACGCTGGCCAACAATTCGAACAATGCCACCGGCATCGTGGTTGCGGCGACGCGTACGCTGAGCGCGAACACCATCGCCAACAACGGCGGCTCGACCATCCAGAACAGCGGCATACTGACCGCGACCTCGCTGACCAACGCGGCCGGCGCCACCATTAGCAATGCCGGAACCATCACGACGACCACGACCGTGAACGACGGCACCATCACCGGCGCCTACACGATGGCGGCGGGCACCCTGAGCGGTATTGGTAATACCCAAAGCCTCACCGTCAATGGCGGGACGTTCGCGCCGGGCAACGGCACCGCAGGGTCCTCGATGACCGTTACCGGAAGCCTGGTGATGCAGGCGGCGGCAACCTACCTGGTGCAGGTCAACCCGACGACGGCGTCGTTCACGAACGTCACTGGTGCGGCCTCGCTCAACGGCGCCACGGTGAGCGCCAATTTCGCCGCCGGCAGCTACATCTCCAAGCGCTACACCATCGTCACGACGGCGAGCGGCGTGACCAGCCGGTTCGGCGCGCTGGTGACCACCGGCCAGCCGGCGAACATGAACTCGTCGCTCAGCTATGATATCAACAATGCCTATATCGATTTGAAACTGAACTTCGGCTTGCCCGGCGGCACGCTGAGCCAGAACCAGCAGAATGTCGGCGACGCCCTGACCGGGTTCTTCAACCGCACCGGCGGCATCCCAACGGCGTTTGCGTCATTAACGGCGGCACAACTCACCCAGTCGGACGGCGAGTATGCGACCGGCTCGCAGCAGTCGACCTTCAACGCGATGAACCAGTTCCTGGGCCTGATGACCGATCCGTTCGTTGCCGGGCGCGGCGATCCGGTTTCGGCCGGCGGCGGCACGACGGGATACGCCGACGAGCAGACACTTGCGTATGCGGCCAAGCGCAATCCGAACGACGCGCTGGCCGCGATCTATCGCAAGGCGCCGGTAGCGGCCGATCCGTTTGCGCAGCGCTGGAGCGTGTGGGCGGCGGGCTATGGCGGGTCGCAGACCACGAGCGGCAACGCGGTGCAGGGCTCCAGCAACAGCAGCAGCAATCTCTATGGCACAGCCGTCGGCGCCGACTACCGGCTGTCGCCGGACACGCTGGCCGGCTTCGCGCTCGCCGGCGGCGGCACCAATTTCAGCGTTGCCAACGGGCTCGGCTCGGGACGTTCCGATTTATTCCAGGCCGGCGCGTTCATCCGGCACAACATGGGTGCGGCCTATCTCTCCGGCGCGCTGGCCTATGGCTGGCAGGACATCACCACCAACCGCACGCTGACGATCGCGGGCATCGACCAGTTGCAGGCGAAGTTCAACGCCAACGCCTGGTCGGGCCGGATCGAGGGCGGCTATCGGTTCGTGACGCAGGGGCTAGGCTGGACGCCCTATGCCGCCGGCCAGTTCACCACCTTCGACCTGCCGGCCTATGCCGAGCAGGCGATATCAGGCGCCAATACCTTTGCGCTGGCCTATGGCGCCAAGAGCGTGACCGCGACGCGCAGCGAACTCGGCCTGCGCACCGACAAGTCATTCGCGATGGAAGACGGCGTGTTCACGCTGCGCGGCCGCGCGTGGGCGCACGACTACAACCCCGACCGCAACATCGGCGCCACCTTCCAGACGCTGCCGGGCGCGTCCTTTGTCGTCAACGGCGCCAGGCAGGCGAGCGATGCCGCGCTGCTGACGGCTTCCGCCGAGAAGAAATGGCTGAACGGCTGGTCGGCCGCCGGCACCTTCGAGGGCGAGTTCTCCAGCGTCACCACCAGCTATGCCGGCAAGGGCGTGGTGCGGTACTCTTGGTAA
- a CDS encoding MFS transporter, which yields MVDFAPRVAAEVNAAAKPSIRRYYVLGILTIVYALNFLDRTIFNVLIEPIKKEFALSDTMMGLLAGFGFVLFYSLVGIPIARVADRVNRRNIVAAAFAFWSAMTFLCGMATSVTSLALARIGVGIGESASSPASQSLIADLFAKNERPRALGIFAIGTYLGIFLGYFIGGYVNQYYGWRMAFFTAGLPGIALAAVLWLTISEPKRGAMAETFTPEPLGPTLGFLASQQSFVIVLIGFCLTTYTNYATAAWIPPFLARVHHLSSAEIGTYAGTFKGLAGMAGTLVGGLVVARISQHDDRWKLWAPAITSFLAGPVFAVCMLTQDFTTMVAALSLTSFLVGFHLGPIFAIAQTVARPSMRALASAIIALTATCFGQGVGPLAVGIINDALKNDYGANAVRYSLLSAAITTSVGALLFVWAARTIREDIRRAS from the coding sequence ATGGTCGATTTCGCGCCGCGGGTAGCCGCAGAGGTCAATGCCGCCGCCAAACCCTCGATACGCCGGTACTACGTGCTTGGCATCCTGACGATCGTCTATGCGCTGAACTTCCTCGACCGAACCATCTTCAACGTCCTGATCGAGCCGATCAAAAAGGAGTTTGCGCTCAGCGACACCATGATGGGCCTGCTCGCGGGCTTCGGCTTCGTGCTGTTCTATTCGCTGGTCGGGATTCCGATCGCGCGCGTCGCCGATCGTGTCAACCGCCGCAACATCGTCGCCGCAGCGTTCGCGTTCTGGAGCGCGATGACGTTCCTGTGCGGCATGGCGACCAGCGTCACCAGCCTGGCACTGGCGAGAATTGGCGTCGGCATCGGCGAATCCGCCTCTAGTCCCGCCTCGCAGTCGCTGATCGCCGATCTCTTCGCCAAGAACGAGCGGCCGCGCGCGCTCGGTATCTTCGCCATCGGCACCTATCTCGGCATCTTCCTCGGCTATTTCATCGGCGGCTACGTCAACCAGTACTATGGCTGGCGCATGGCGTTCTTCACCGCCGGCCTGCCCGGCATCGCGCTCGCCGCCGTGCTGTGGCTGACGATATCAGAGCCGAAGCGCGGCGCGATGGCGGAGACCTTCACTCCGGAGCCGCTCGGGCCGACGCTTGGTTTCCTCGCCTCGCAGCAGAGTTTTGTGATCGTGCTGATCGGCTTCTGCCTCACCACCTACACCAACTACGCCACAGCAGCCTGGATCCCGCCGTTTCTGGCGCGGGTGCATCATCTGTCCAGCGCCGAGATCGGCACCTATGCCGGCACCTTCAAGGGGCTGGCCGGGATGGCCGGCACGCTGGTGGGCGGGCTGGTGGTAGCGCGGATCAGCCAGCACGACGATCGCTGGAAGTTGTGGGCGCCGGCGATCACATCGTTCCTGGCAGGCCCGGTCTTTGCCGTCTGCATGCTGACGCAGGATTTTACGACCATGGTCGCGGCGCTGTCGCTGACCTCGTTCCTGGTCGGCTTTCATCTCGGCCCGATCTTTGCGATCGCGCAGACCGTGGCGAGGCCGAGCATGCGGGCGCTGGCGTCCGCCATCATCGCCCTGACCGCGACCTGCTTCGGCCAAGGCGTCGGCCCCCTCGCCGTCGGCATCATCAATGACGCGTTGAAGAACGATTACGGCGCCAACGCCGTACGCTATTCGCTGCTGTCGGCCGCGATCACGACGTCAGTCGGCGCGCTGCTGTTCGTCTGGGCGGCACGGACGATCCGCGAAGACATCAGGCGGGCGAGCTGA
- a CDS encoding aromatic ring-hydroxylating dioxygenase subunit alpha — protein MNITQRDRDLGTGYAMKPSTTRTELTSVGRGTPMGELLRRYWHPVGLVTDATDIPRKVRVLAEDLVLFRDKHARVGLLHARCCHRGTTLYYGKVEEDGIRCCYHGWKFDTEGHCLEQPCEPEGGQFKDKVRQPWYPVQERYGLIFAYLGPSEKKPVLPRYECLENMDDGEFVEADDSSIGGGGPAVIPCNWLQHFENVVDPYHVPVLHGSFSGPQFTNMMASMPEVKFETSPRGITVRSIRHQDDGKVFYRVTEAALPTLRVVPNPRVAQFARVESIGWTLPIDDTSFRIYVAGRVKQSGEIGRMRSKFNGKFWWDMTEQEHQQFPGDYEAQVGQGPVTLHSEEHFGQSDRGILMIRRMLGDQLAAIEAGRDPVGVTFDPEAALVEFEAGNFIREA, from the coding sequence ATGAACATTACCCAGCGGGATCGCGATCTCGGGACCGGCTACGCCATGAAGCCGTCCACGACCCGGACCGAACTGACATCGGTCGGCCGCGGCACGCCGATGGGCGAACTGCTGCGGCGCTACTGGCACCCTGTCGGCCTCGTCACCGACGCCACCGACATCCCCAGAAAAGTGCGCGTCCTGGCTGAGGATCTGGTGCTTTTCCGCGACAAGCACGCCCGGGTCGGCCTGCTGCACGCCCGCTGCTGCCACCGCGGCACCACGCTCTATTACGGCAAGGTCGAGGAAGACGGCATCCGCTGCTGCTACCATGGCTGGAAATTCGACACCGAAGGCCATTGCCTCGAACAGCCCTGCGAACCCGAAGGCGGCCAGTTCAAGGACAAGGTGCGCCAGCCCTGGTACCCGGTTCAGGAGCGCTACGGCCTGATCTTCGCCTATCTCGGACCATCCGAGAAAAAACCGGTGCTGCCGCGCTACGAATGCCTGGAGAACATGGACGACGGCGAGTTCGTCGAGGCCGATGATTCCTCGATCGGCGGCGGCGGTCCGGCCGTCATTCCCTGCAACTGGCTGCAGCATTTCGAGAACGTGGTCGATCCCTACCATGTGCCTGTGCTGCACGGGTCGTTCTCGGGCCCGCAGTTCACCAACATGATGGCCTCGATGCCGGAGGTGAAGTTCGAGACCTCGCCGCGCGGCATCACCGTGCGGTCGATCCGGCATCAGGACGACGGCAAGGTTTTCTACCGGGTGACCGAAGCCGCCCTCCCCACGCTGCGCGTGGTGCCCAATCCGCGGGTGGCGCAATTTGCCCGCGTCGAATCGATCGGCTGGACCCTGCCGATCGACGACACCTCGTTTCGCATTTATGTCGCCGGCCGGGTCAAGCAGTCGGGCGAAATCGGCCGGATGCGCTCAAAGTTCAACGGCAAGTTCTGGTGGGACATGACCGAACAGGAACACCAGCAATTCCCCGGCGACTATGAGGCGCAGGTCGGCCAGGGGCCGGTGACGCTGCATTCGGAAGAGCATTTCGGCCAGAGCGACCGCGGCATCCTGATGATCCGCCGCATGCTGGGCGATCAGCTCGCGGCCATCGAAGCCGGCCGCGATCCCGTCGGGGTCACGTTCGATCCCGAGGCCGCCTTGGTTGAATTCGAGGCGGGAAATTTCATTCGCGAGGCGTGA
- a CDS encoding MarR family winged helix-turn-helix transcriptional regulator, translating to MSQKAMKQMPPPAAETAEALAPITAMTSSRLMVLANLLKRGAILRYKRLAGLSSVEFGLVASLGRHPPMSVARLAEAVGMDKGQISRALAELVSRKLVAKADNPRDFRETLVCLTKAGLAAHDVIVAGAQERNRRLLEQLSKEELEALLGQIDRLTATAAQMLAAEKDLS from the coding sequence ATGAGCCAGAAAGCCATGAAACAGATGCCGCCGCCCGCGGCTGAAACCGCCGAGGCGTTGGCGCCGATCACCGCGATGACGTCGTCGCGGCTGATGGTGCTGGCCAATTTGCTCAAGCGCGGGGCGATCCTGCGCTACAAGCGGCTGGCGGGGCTGTCTTCGGTCGAGTTCGGCCTGGTGGCCTCGCTCGGACGGCATCCGCCGATGAGCGTGGCCCGGTTGGCCGAGGCCGTCGGCATGGACAAGGGCCAGATCAGCCGGGCATTGGCCGAGCTGGTGTCGCGCAAGCTGGTCGCCAAGGCCGACAACCCCCGGGACTTCAGGGAGACGCTGGTTTGCCTGACCAAGGCCGGGCTCGCCGCCCATGATGTCATCGTGGCGGGCGCGCAGGAGCGTAACCGGCGGCTGCTGGAACAGCTCAGCAAGGAGGAACTGGAAGCGTTGCTTGGGCAGATCGATCGCCTGACCGCGACCGCTGCCCAAATGCTCGCCGCCGAGAAGGATTTGAGCTGA
- a CDS encoding NADH-quinone oxidoreductase subunit A, whose product MNGILQNYLPLVVFIGVAAIIGLVLLIAPFIVAFQQPDPEKLSAYECGFNAFDDARMKFDVRFYLVAILFIIFDLEVAFLFPWAVAFGKLGATGFWSMMVFLAVLTVGFAYEWKKGALEWD is encoded by the coding sequence ATGAACGGCATCCTGCAGAATTACCTTCCTCTTGTGGTGTTTATCGGGGTGGCGGCCATCATCGGTCTGGTACTGCTGATTGCCCCGTTCATCGTCGCGTTCCAGCAGCCGGATCCGGAAAAGCTTTCCGCCTATGAATGCGGATTCAACGCTTTTGACGACGCCCGCATGAAGTTCGACGTCCGCTTCTACCTGGTCGCGATTCTTTTCATCATCTTCGACCTCGAAGTGGCATTCCTGTTCCCGTGGGCGGTGGCGTTCGGCAAGCTCGGCGCCACCGGATTCTGGTCGATGATGGTGTTCTTGGCCGTGCTGACGGTCGGCTTTGCCTATGAATGGAAGAAAGGCGCGCTCGAATGGGATTGA
- a CDS encoding NADH-quinone oxidoreductase subunit B family protein, whose product MGLSPTVTSASSPALAPAPKGILDPATGRPVGANDPYFLEVNHELSDKGFFVAAADDLITWARTGSLMWMTFGLACCAVEMMQVSMPRYDVERFGFAPRASPRQSDVMIVAGTLTNKMAPALRKVYDQMPEPRYVISMGSCANGGGYYHYSYSVVRGCDRIVPVDIYVPGCPPTAEALLYGILLLQKKIRRIGTIER is encoded by the coding sequence ATGGGATTGAGCCCGACAGTAACTTCAGCGTCTTCGCCGGCGCTCGCGCCGGCGCCGAAGGGCATTCTCGACCCCGCCACCGGCCGGCCGGTCGGCGCCAACGATCCGTATTTCCTCGAGGTCAACCACGAGCTCTCGGACAAGGGCTTCTTCGTCGCGGCCGCCGACGACCTGATCACCTGGGCGCGCACCGGCTCGCTGATGTGGATGACCTTTGGTCTCGCGTGTTGCGCGGTCGAGATGATGCAGGTCTCGATGCCGCGCTACGACGTCGAGCGCTTCGGATTCGCGCCGCGCGCCTCGCCGCGGCAGTCCGACGTGATGATCGTCGCGGGCACCCTGACCAACAAGATGGCGCCGGCGCTGCGCAAGGTCTACGACCAGATGCCCGAGCCGCGCTACGTGATCTCGATGGGGTCGTGCGCCAATGGCGGCGGCTACTATCACTATTCCTATTCGGTCGTGCGCGGCTGCGACCGTATCGTGCCGGTCGACATCTACGTGCCCGGCTGCCCGCCGACGGCGGAAGCGCTGCTGTACGGCATATTGCTGCTGCAGAAGAAGATCCGGCGCATCGGGACCATCGAACGCTAA
- a CDS encoding NADH-quinone oxidoreductase subunit C — protein MDDGKLDALGQTIVSALPGAASAHSVAFNQLTVTVDAGKIVDVMKFLRDDPNCRFVNFTDVTAVDYPGREKRFDVVYHLLSPTLNTRIRLRAEADETTQVPSIIGVFPGADWFERECYDLYGVIFTGHPDMRRLLTDYGFDGHPLRKDFPLTGFVEVRYDDQEKRVLYEPVRLSQEFRKFDFLSPWEGADYPLPGDEKAEPKA, from the coding sequence ATGGACGACGGCAAGCTCGACGCCTTGGGGCAGACGATTGTTAGCGCGCTTCCGGGTGCCGCCAGTGCCCATTCGGTCGCGTTCAACCAGCTCACCGTCACGGTGGATGCGGGCAAGATCGTCGACGTGATGAAATTCCTGCGTGACGATCCGAACTGCCGCTTCGTCAACTTCACCGACGTCACGGCGGTCGACTATCCCGGTCGCGAAAAGCGCTTCGACGTGGTCTATCATTTGCTGTCGCCGACGCTGAACACGCGCATCCGCCTGCGTGCGGAAGCCGACGAGACCACGCAGGTGCCGTCGATCATCGGGGTATTCCCGGGCGCCGACTGGTTCGAGCGCGAGTGCTACGACCTCTACGGCGTGATCTTCACCGGCCATCCGGATATGCGGCGCCTGCTGACCGACTACGGCTTCGACGGCCATCCGCTGCGCAAGGACTTTCCGCTCACCGGTTTCGTCGAGGTCCGCTACGACGACCAGGAGAAGCGGGTGCTCTACGAGCCGGTCCGCCTCAGCCAGGAATTCCGCAAATTCGATTTCCTCTCGCCATGGGAAGGCGCGGACTATCCGCTGCCGGGCGACGAGAAGGCTGAGCCGAAGGCCTGA
- a CDS encoding NADH-quinone oxidoreductase subunit D — protein sequence MNEQNLRNFTINFGPQHPAAHGVLRLVLELDGEVVERVDPHIGLLHRGTEKLIEQKTYLQAIPYFDRLDYVAPMNQEHAFCLAAEKLLGITVPRRGQLIRVLYCEIGRILSHLLNVTTQAMDVGALTPPLWGFEEREKLMVFYERASGSRMHAAYFRLGGVHQDLPPKLIDDIDAWCDPFLQVVADLETLLTGNRIFKQRNVDIGVVSLKQAWEWGFSGVMVRGSGAAWDLRKSQPYECYAEMDFDIPIGKNGDCYDRYCIRMEEMRQSVRIMKQCIQKLRAPDGQGPVVVEDSKVAPPRRGEMKRSMEALIHHFKLYTEGVHVPAGEIYAAVEAPKGEFGVYLVADGTNKPYKCKIRAPGFAHLQAMDFICRGHLLADVSAILGSLDIVFGEVDR from the coding sequence ATGAACGAGCAAAATCTCCGCAACTTTACCATCAACTTTGGTCCGCAGCATCCGGCGGCTCACGGCGTTCTGCGGCTTGTCCTTGAACTGGACGGCGAAGTTGTCGAGCGCGTCGATCCGCATATCGGGCTCTTGCACCGTGGCACCGAAAAGCTGATCGAGCAGAAGACCTATCTGCAGGCGATCCCGTATTTCGACCGGCTCGATTACGTCGCGCCGATGAACCAGGAGCACGCGTTCTGCCTCGCGGCGGAAAAGCTGCTCGGCATCACCGTGCCGCGCCGCGGCCAGTTGATCCGCGTGCTCTATTGCGAGATCGGCCGCATCCTGTCGCATCTGCTCAACGTCACCACGCAGGCAATGGACGTCGGCGCGCTGACCCCGCCGCTGTGGGGCTTTGAAGAGCGCGAAAAGCTGATGGTGTTCTACGAGCGCGCCTCGGGCTCGCGCATGCATGCGGCCTATTTCCGCCTCGGCGGCGTGCACCAGGACCTGCCGCCGAAGCTGATCGACGATATCGATGCCTGGTGCGATCCGTTCCTGCAGGTCGTCGCCGACCTCGAAACGCTGCTGACCGGCAACCGCATCTTCAAGCAGCGCAACGTCGACATCGGCGTGGTGTCGCTGAAACAGGCGTGGGAGTGGGGCTTCTCCGGCGTGATGGTGCGCGGCTCGGGCGCGGCCTGGGACCTGCGCAAGTCGCAGCCCTACGAATGCTACGCCGAAATGGATTTCGACATTCCGATCGGCAAGAACGGCGATTGCTACGACCGCTACTGCATCCGCATGGAAGAGATGCGGCAGTCGGTGCGGATCATGAAGCAGTGCATCCAGAAACTGCGCGCGCCGGACGGGCAGGGGCCGGTCGTCGTCGAGGACAGCAAGGTCGCGCCGCCGCGCCGTGGCGAGATGAAGCGCTCGATGGAAGCGCTGATCCATCACTTCAAGCTCTACACCGAAGGCGTTCACGTGCCGGCCGGCGAAATCTACGCCGCGGTCGAGGCGCCGAAGGGCGAATTCGGCGTCTATCTGGTCGCCGACGGCACCAACAAGCCCTACAAGTGCAAGATCCGCGCGCCGGGCTTTGCCCATCTGCAGGCGATGGATTTCATCTGCAGGGGCCATCTGCTGGCCGACGTTTCGGCCATCCTCGGCTCGCTCGATATCGTGTTCGGAGAGGTCGATCGGTGA
- a CDS encoding FkbM family methyltransferase, with protein MTAQAPIQFDRASGVLEGANAWERLAAAALTLGSKVGANFSHRGYNLCANLLRKGLTERGIQVRLNPDAVFEFPYGDGYWSKLLNRTFSYEDELELLFRDSADIDYTLLDCGANYGYWSVLVTSKPFGSRKAIAIEPSGQNFPKLANNARINGNRFEAMKCAIGSARGTARLSGTKHEAFSIAGDQSDGEEVPVLALDNLLDDGKVAVGGKFLIKLDVEGVEIEAMKGGARLMQGDSVLLCEEHGNDPQHTVSRYILEQTPLKLIVYDPHSNRLETVTDLSILDRIKVSSHVGYNVFGTASAFWLDRINALNAKAARRAQ; from the coding sequence GTGACGGCGCAGGCGCCCATCCAGTTTGACCGGGCTTCGGGCGTGCTCGAGGGCGCGAACGCATGGGAGCGTTTGGCCGCGGCCGCGCTGACGCTGGGCTCGAAGGTGGGCGCGAATTTCTCGCATCGCGGCTACAATCTCTGCGCCAATCTCTTGCGCAAGGGGCTCACCGAGCGCGGCATCCAGGTCAGGCTCAACCCCGATGCCGTGTTCGAGTTTCCCTACGGCGACGGCTACTGGAGCAAGCTGCTCAACCGCACCTTCAGCTACGAGGACGAACTCGAACTACTGTTCAGGGATTCCGCCGATATCGATTACACGCTGCTCGATTGCGGCGCCAATTACGGTTACTGGTCGGTCTTGGTCACGAGCAAGCCGTTCGGCTCGCGCAAGGCGATCGCGATCGAACCGTCGGGGCAGAATTTCCCGAAGCTCGCGAACAACGCCCGGATCAACGGCAATCGTTTCGAAGCCATGAAATGCGCGATCGGGTCCGCGCGCGGCACCGCGCGTCTGTCGGGCACCAAGCATGAGGCGTTCAGCATCGCCGGCGATCAGTCGGACGGCGAGGAAGTGCCTGTCCTCGCGCTCGACAACCTGCTGGACGACGGCAAGGTCGCCGTTGGCGGCAAATTCCTGATCAAGCTCGACGTCGAGGGTGTCGAGATCGAGGCCATGAAGGGCGGCGCCCGGCTGATGCAGGGTGACAGCGTCCTGTTGTGCGAGGAGCATGGCAACGATCCGCAGCATACCGTGTCGCGCTACATCCTCGAACAGACCCCGCTGAAGCTGATCGTCTACGATCCGCACAGCAATCGCCTTGAAACCGTGACCGATCTTTCGATCCTTGATCGCATCAAGGTTTCATCCCACGTCGGCTATAACGTGTTCGGCACCGCAAGCGCATTCTGGCTCGACCGGATCAATGCGCTCAATGCGAAAGCCGCGCGCCGCGCGCAATGA
- the nuoE gene encoding NADH-quinone oxidoreductase subunit NuoE, producing the protein MSVRRLAPKELQPTSFTFSDENLAWAKAQIAKYPPGRQASAVIAILWRVQEQHEGWVSEAAIRAVADLLDMPHIRVLEVATFYTMFQLQPVGKKAHVQVCGTTPCRLRGAADIIEVCQSRIHHDPFELSKDGNFSWEEVECLGACVNAPMVLIWKDTYEDLTKENFGKVLDGFASGNPPKPGPQIDRQFSAPVGGPTTLKEST; encoded by the coding sequence ATGTCCGTCCGCCGCCTCGCACCGAAGGAATTGCAGCCCACGAGTTTCACGTTCTCGGACGAGAACCTCGCCTGGGCGAAAGCACAGATCGCCAAATATCCGCCCGGGCGCCAGGCCTCGGCGGTGATCGCGATCCTGTGGCGGGTGCAGGAACAGCACGAGGGCTGGGTTTCGGAAGCGGCAATCCGCGCCGTCGCCGACCTGCTCGACATGCCCCACATCCGTGTGCTGGAAGTGGCGACCTTCTACACGATGTTCCAGCTGCAGCCGGTCGGCAAGAAAGCCCACGTCCAGGTGTGCGGTACCACGCCGTGCCGCCTGCGCGGCGCCGCCGACATCATCGAGGTGTGCCAGAGCCGCATCCACCACGATCCCTTCGAACTGTCGAAGGACGGCAATTTCAGCTGGGAAGAGGTCGAGTGCCTCGGCGCCTGCGTGAACGCGCCGATGGTGCTGATCTGGAAGGACACCTACGAGGACCTGACCAAGGAAAATTTTGGCAAGGTGCTTGATGGTTTCGCTTCCGGTAATCCGCCGAAGCCGGGCCCGCAGATCGACCGCCAGTTCTCCGCGCCGGTGGGCGGCCCGACGACGCTGAAAGAATCCACATGA